In Macadamia integrifolia cultivar HAES 741 chromosome 13, SCU_Mint_v3, whole genome shotgun sequence, one DNA window encodes the following:
- the LOC122059177 gene encoding pentatricopeptide repeat-containing protein At4g21065-like, whose product MAGSLFAHTHAMEIGTMTQAMQLHAQMIKTGKQDNFLDLNNLFTFSALSTSGDLTYARQVFNSIQTPNSYFWNTMIRGYAKSPEPDQALLLFLAMQLQEDAPNPDNYTFPFLLKSCTRLHRTREGRQLHAVIYKAGLQSDRFVQNSLIHMYSSCGESSFAMRVFEKMSDRNVVSWTSMIDGLVDDDRPVEALRMFARMEDDGVAPNDATVVSVLRACADVGAMGIGQKVHKMVEHREIASKANVCTALIDMYAKCGCIDSARRVFDTIVNKDVFAWTAMLSGLASHGRSKEAIDLFNELIEANLKPDVRTVTAVLSACRNAGWVTEGYHFFNDMEMKYGIRPTIQHYGCVVDLLARAGHLKDAEEFIKNMPVEPDAVLWRTLIWACRVYGDTERGERLTSHLQPLKTDSNDCGSYVLLGNVYALAGKWREKAKVRKLMNKQRLSKPPGTSRVEVNGVIHEFVAGDSSHPEAERIYRRLDEIAERLREEGHHPKVSEVLLDIEDEEKVTQLQHHSEKLAVAFGLINSSTGTPIRVVKNLRSCADCHSVMKLVSKIYQQEIVIRDRIRFHHFKNGQCSCGDYW is encoded by the coding sequence ATGGCTGGCTCGCTATTTGCTCACACACACGCCATGGAAATTGGCACAATGACCCAAGCCATGCAGCTGCACGCACAAATGATCAAAACGGGAAAACAAGACAACTTCCTCGATCTAAACAATCTCTTCACCTTCTCTGCCCTCTCCACTTCAGGTGATCTCACTTATGCTCGCCAAGTCTTCAATTCCATCCAAACCCCCAACTCCTATTTCTGGAACACCATGATCAGAGGTTATGCAAAAAGCCCAGAGCCAGACCAGGCCCTTCTCCTTTTCCTCGCGATGCAACTTCAAGAGGATGCACCTAACCCAGACAATTACACATTTCCCTTCCTCCTCAAATCTTGTACTCGTTTGCACCGGACCCGTGAAGGGCGACAACTCCACGCAGTCATCTACAAGGCTGGTCTCCAATCTGATCGATTCGTTCAAAACTCTCTCATACACATGTACTCATCTTGTGGGGAATCTAGTTTTGCGATGCGGGTGTTCGAGAAAATGTCTGACCGAAATGTGGTATCTTGGACTTCTATGATTGATGGCTTAGTAGACGATGATCGGCCTGTTGAAGCTCTTCGGATGTTTGCACGAATGGAAGATGATGGTGTTGCACCCAATGATGCTACTGTGGTTTCTGTTCTCAGAGCTTGTGCGGATGTAGGAGCAATGGGTATTGGGCAGAAGGTTCATAAAATGGTTGAACATAGAGAGATTGCTTCGAAGGCTAATGTCTGTACTGCTCTGATAGACATGTACGCTAAATGTGGCTGTATAGATAGTGCTCGACGGGTATTTGATACAATTGTCaacaaggatgtgtttgcaTGGACAGCCATGCTTTCTGGCCTAGCCAGCCATGGCCGGAGCAAAGAGGCCATTGATTTGTTCAATGAATTGATAGAAGCAAACTTAAAACCAGATGTGAGGACGGTAACTGCAGTATTGTCTGCTTGCAGAAATGCTGGTTGGGTCACTGAGGGTTACCATTTCTTCAATGATATGGAGATGAAATATGGGATAAGACCCACAATTCAACACTATGGATGTGTGGTTGATCTTCTAGCCCGTGCCGGGCATTTGAAGGATGCGGAGGAGTTTATAAAAAATATGCCCGTTGAACCTGACGCAGTTCTATGGCGAACACTGATTTGGGCCTGCAGAGTTTATGGAGATACCGAACGGGGGGAGCGTTTGACGAGCCACCTCCAGCCTTTGAAGACGGATTCTAATGATTGTGGGAGTTACGTGCTTCTTGGGAATGTCTATGCCCTTGCTGGAAAATGGCGTGAGAAGGCAAAAGTGAGAAAATTGATGAATAAGCAAAGACTTTCAAAACCACCTGGAACTAGCAGGGTTGAGGTGAATGGTGTAATCCATGAATTCGTAGCAGGAGACTCGAGTCACCCAGAGGCAGAAAGGATCTATAGAAGGTTGGATGAAATAGCTGAGCGACTAAGAGAGGAAGGCCACCACCCCAAAGTTTCAGAGGTCTTGCTTGATATTGAGGATGAGGAGAAAGTTACCCAGTTACAACATCACAGTGAGAAGCTTGCTGTTGCTTTTGGGCTAATCAACTCAAGCACAGGGACACCAATTAGGGTTGTGAAGAACTTGAGATCTTGTGCAGATTGCCACTCTGTGATGAAACTTGTCTCAAAGATATATCAGCAAGAGATAGTCATTAGGGATCGGATTCGGTTCCACCATTTCAAGAATGGGCAATGTTCTTGTGGAGATTACTGGTAA